The following are encoded together in the Pedobacter sp. D749 genome:
- a CDS encoding matrixin family metalloprotease translates to MKNKNYICTLLATFFLSLFVSSCKKNETTTEELKPDIYKNIKFIKDWIPLESVPHSSIVQKLATTENNTLNDILKSWVAQGNIFQPGGHRLLITFINNPSSINPQVAKDEVFKGIGAWFQENFLPGINITIGYTTSINNADIKIGWYKGDHGDGANNAFDGRGGVLAHAFYPTSGVIHFDDDENWSASSLGPEFGTIDIASVAAHEFGHTIGLDHSECINATMTPHYFGLNMRTLSVDDVVGSRIIYGNDPTYQHGMTPSYGSVAVGTELEFWLFYSVEIDIWNMFGTGPRISYNENALPPFRYQTITWIIPQGVDLISGQGTSRLKVRTNGQYIGEVRMQANMNDCNTILAIKSTPFTIHN, encoded by the coding sequence ATGAAAAACAAAAACTACATTTGTACTCTTTTAGCGACTTTTTTTTTAAGTCTATTCGTTTCGTCTTGTAAAAAGAATGAAACCACAACGGAGGAATTGAAACCTGACATTTATAAAAACATTAAGTTTATTAAAGATTGGATACCATTAGAAAGTGTGCCGCATTCTAGCATAGTTCAAAAACTAGCAACTACAGAAAATAACACTCTTAATGACATTTTAAAATCTTGGGTGGCCCAAGGTAATATCTTTCAACCTGGAGGCCATCGTTTATTAATCACTTTTATTAATAATCCTAGCAGTATTAATCCACAAGTCGCCAAAGATGAAGTCTTTAAAGGTATAGGGGCATGGTTTCAGGAAAATTTCCTTCCAGGTATTAACATAACTATTGGTTATACAACTTCTATCAATAATGCAGACATCAAAATAGGCTGGTACAAAGGAGATCATGGTGACGGAGCCAATAACGCCTTTGATGGCCGAGGTGGAGTTTTGGCACATGCTTTTTATCCTACCAGTGGGGTTATTCATTTTGATGATGATGAAAACTGGTCTGCTTCATCACTTGGTCCTGAGTTTGGGACTATAGATATAGCTTCTGTCGCAGCACATGAATTTGGGCACACTATCGGATTAGACCATTCAGAATGCATAAATGCTACGATGACCCCTCACTATTTTGGATTGAATATGAGAACTCTGAGTGTTGATGATGTTGTAGGGTCTAGAATTATATATGGTAATGACCCTACATACCAACATGGAATGACCCCTAGCTATGGATCTGTAGCTGTTGGAACAGAATTAGAATTTTGGTTATTTTATTCCGTAGAGATTGATATCTGGAATATGTTTGGAACTGGTCCGCGTATTAGTTATAATGAAAATGCTCTCCCTCCGTTTCGTTATCAAACTATAACATGGATAATACCACAAGGAGTTGATTTAATAAGTGGGCAAGGAACTTCTAGGCTTAAAGTCAGAACAAACGGTCAATATATTGGAGAGGTTCGTATGCAAGCAAACATGAATGATTGTAATACTATTCTTGCAATAAAATCTACTCCGTTTACAATACATAACTAA
- the miaA gene encoding tRNA (adenosine(37)-N6)-dimethylallyltransferase MiaA — protein sequence MPQPKTLISIVGPTAIGKTALAIQLAQHFGTEIISADSRQFFKEMAIGTAKPNAAELAAAKHHFIDSHTVTQLFSTGDFEVEGLKTLEEIFQKHDLAIMVGGSGLYVNALINGLDEMPEIDLSIREKLNKQFEEEGLAVIQNQLAELDPEYFAKVDQQNPQRMIRGLEVYLSTGQKLSSMLSATKKERPFKIIKIGLNTDRAVLYDRINRRVDQMIADGLVNEVKSLIPFKKYNALNTVGYSEIFDYLDGNLSLENAASAIKQNTRRFAKRQLTWFRRDEEINWFEPEEKDQITNYIISITHRSI from the coding sequence ATGCCTCAACCCAAAACCTTAATATCCATAGTTGGTCCTACTGCAATTGGCAAAACAGCCCTGGCTATTCAACTGGCTCAACATTTTGGCACAGAAATTATTTCTGCAGATTCACGCCAGTTTTTTAAGGAAATGGCCATTGGCACGGCAAAGCCCAACGCTGCGGAATTAGCAGCGGCAAAACATCATTTTATCGATTCACATACTGTAACACAGCTGTTCAGTACGGGCGATTTTGAGGTAGAAGGCTTAAAAACACTTGAAGAAATTTTCCAAAAGCACGATCTCGCCATTATGGTCGGGGGCTCTGGATTATATGTAAACGCTTTAATAAATGGTTTAGATGAAATGCCCGAGATCGATTTATCGATCAGGGAAAAATTAAACAAACAGTTTGAAGAAGAAGGTTTAGCAGTTATACAAAACCAACTGGCCGAGTTAGATCCCGAATATTTTGCAAAGGTAGATCAGCAAAATCCACAAAGAATGATCAGGGGTTTGGAAGTATATTTATCGACTGGTCAAAAACTTTCTTCAATGCTTTCAGCTACAAAAAAGGAAAGACCGTTTAAAATAATCAAAATTGGGTTAAATACTGATCGGGCTGTACTTTATGATAGAATTAACAGAAGAGTTGATCAAATGATTGCTGATGGTTTAGTAAATGAAGTAAAATCGCTAATACCATTTAAAAAATACAATGCTTTAAACACGGTAGGTTATAGTGAAATTTTCGATTACCTGGACGGAAATTTATCTCTTGAGAATGCTGCTTCGGCAATTAAACAAAATACCCGCCGCTTTGCTAAACGCCAGCTTACCTGGTTTAGAAGAGATGAGGAGATTAACTGGTTTGAGCCAGAAGAAAAGGATCAAATCACAAATTACATAATTTCAATAACACATAGAAGTATATAA
- a CDS encoding CCA tRNA nucleotidyltransferase → MQQHLQNPIFKTLSTIADKSKTEAYVIGGFVRDLFLNRPSKDIDVVVVGSGIEYAEAVGRKLNTKVAVFKNFGTANIKYQDLEVEFVGARKESYRSDSRKPIVEDGTLEDDQLRRDFTINALAINLNAEYFGELLDPFHGIKDLENKLIRTPLDPEITFSDDPLRMMRAIRFASQLNFDIDPAALNAIKTQKQRIGIVSKERITDEMNKIILSKKPSIGFKHLFDTGLLQIIFPQMAQLYGVEIVKGKGHKDNFYHTLEVLDNICADTDDLWLRWAAILHDIAKPATKRFEEGHGWTFHGHEDRGARMVPKIFAQLKLPLNEKMKYVQKLVQLHLRPIVLAQETVTDSAVRRLLFDAGEEIESLMLLCNADVTTKNEYKKTKYRNNFELVKQKLKDVEERDKIRNWQPPISGNDIMETFGLDAGKEVGIIKNAIREAILEGEITNDYQEAFNFMLNQAKQMGFNPVNK, encoded by the coding sequence ATGCAACAACACCTACAAAACCCAATATTTAAAACCTTATCTACAATTGCCGATAAGAGCAAAACCGAAGCATATGTAATCGGAGGATTTGTGCGAGATCTGTTTTTAAATCGCCCTTCAAAAGATATTGACGTAGTTGTTGTAGGTAGTGGAATCGAATATGCAGAAGCCGTAGGTCGAAAATTAAACACAAAAGTGGCTGTATTTAAGAACTTCGGTACGGCAAACATCAAATATCAGGATTTAGAGGTCGAATTTGTAGGGGCGAGAAAAGAATCATACCGATCGGATTCGCGTAAACCGATTGTTGAAGACGGCACTTTAGAAGATGACCAGCTCCGCAGGGATTTTACCATCAATGCATTGGCAATCAATTTAAATGCTGAGTATTTTGGTGAACTTTTAGATCCTTTTCATGGGATTAAAGATTTAGAAAATAAGCTGATCCGTACCCCGCTCGATCCGGAAATTACTTTCTCAGACGATCCATTGCGCATGATGCGGGCCATCCGTTTCGCTTCACAACTTAATTTCGATATCGATCCGGCAGCGCTCAATGCCATTAAAACTCAGAAACAGCGCATCGGTATTGTATCAAAGGAACGCATTACGGATGAAATGAATAAAATCATCTTATCTAAAAAACCGTCGATAGGCTTTAAACATCTTTTTGATACCGGATTATTGCAGATCATTTTCCCCCAAATGGCACAGCTTTATGGCGTGGAGATTGTTAAAGGAAAAGGACATAAAGACAATTTCTACCATACTCTGGAAGTATTAGATAATATCTGTGCAGATACCGATGATTTATGGTTACGCTGGGCAGCTATTTTACACGATATAGCCAAACCCGCTACCAAACGTTTTGAAGAAGGCCACGGCTGGACGTTTCATGGCCACGAAGACCGCGGTGCACGCATGGTACCGAAAATATTTGCACAGCTAAAACTTCCTTTAAATGAAAAAATGAAGTATGTGCAAAAATTGGTACAGCTTCATTTACGCCCGATTGTTCTGGCACAGGAAACTGTTACCGACTCTGCCGTAAGGCGTTTACTTTTTGATGCCGGAGAAGAAATTGAAAGCTTGATGTTACTCTGCAATGCCGATGTAACAACAAAAAACGAATACAAAAAAACAAAATATAGAAATAACTTTGAACTGGTTAAACAAAAGCTAAAGGACGTAGAAGAACGCGATAAAATCAGAAACTGGCAACCTCCAATTTCTGGCAACGATATTATGGAAACTTTTGGTCTTGATGCAGGCAAAGAAGTCGGCATAATTAAAAATGCCATTCGTGAAGCCATATTGGAAGGTGAGATCACAAACGATTATCAGGAAGCGTTTAATTTTATGCTCAATCAGGCAAAACAAATGGGATTTAATCCTGTTAATAAATAA
- a CDS encoding L-threonylcarbamoyladenylate synthase: MLRDEINKAFEVLKSGGVILYPTDTIWGIGCDATNPEAVDKVLKIKNRPAEKSLIVLLDVDSKLQSYVAEIPDVAYDLIEYAENPLTIVFSNAKNLAENVINADGSVGIRIVKHDFCTPLIQRFRKPIVSTSANLSGQPSPKFFDDIDPEIIDAVDYVVDFEQENRTSKKPSTIMKLSAGGQFEFIRK, translated from the coding sequence ATGCTAAGAGACGAGATTAACAAAGCTTTTGAAGTATTAAAATCGGGCGGGGTGATCCTCTATCCTACCGACACCATTTGGGGAATAGGTTGTGATGCCACCAATCCTGAAGCCGTGGATAAAGTGCTTAAAATAAAAAACCGTCCGGCAGAAAAGAGCTTAATTGTTCTATTGGATGTAGACAGCAAATTGCAAAGTTATGTTGCCGAAATACCTGATGTAGCTTACGATCTGATCGAATATGCAGAAAACCCGCTGACCATCGTTTTTTCGAATGCCAAAAACCTGGCTGAAAATGTAATCAATGCAGATGGCAGTGTAGGCATCAGGATTGTTAAACACGATTTTTGCACACCATTAATCCAGCGTTTTAGAAAACCTATTGTTTCAACCTCTGCAAATTTAAGCGGACAACCTTCGCCAAAATTCTTTGACGACATTGATCCTGAAATTATCGATGCTGTTGATTATGTAGTAGATTTCGAACAAGAAAATCGAACCAGCAAAAAGCCATCAACCATTATGAAACTTTCTGCTGGTGGACAGTTTGAGTTTATTCGCAAGTAA
- a CDS encoding DUF4136 domain-containing protein: MKHTLKWGMLFTIVMAFTSCITVLTASDYDKKIDFSKLKSFAYYEKGIEHLELNNLDKPRMLDALETAMAKKGFTKAGRPDFLVNVVVLSSINARADWGYSGGGYQWDAVSSSYQWRDSQFGPLNSSKEYQSGTIIIDFLNPETKAIMWHGVGSGFNFDDYENREERIKLAVKQILSEYPPIY, from the coding sequence ATGAAACACACACTTAAATGGGGTATGCTGTTTACTATTGTAATGGCATTTACCAGTTGTATTACTGTGCTTACGGCATCAGATTACGACAAAAAGATCGATTTTTCTAAGTTAAAATCCTTTGCTTACTATGAAAAAGGAATTGAGCATTTAGAATTAAACAACCTCGACAAGCCCAGGATGTTAGATGCCCTTGAAACTGCCATGGCAAAAAAGGGCTTTACTAAAGCTGGCCGACCAGATTTTTTAGTTAATGTAGTGGTTTTGAGCAGCATTAATGCGAGGGCCGATTGGGGTTATAGCGGAGGCGGTTATCAATGGGATGCTGTTTCATCTTCGTACCAATGGAGAGATTCGCAATTCGGACCGCTCAACAGCAGCAAAGAATACCAATCCGGCACCATTATCATTGATTTTTTGAATCCCGAAACCAAAGCAATTATGTGGCACGGGGTAGGATCGGGCTTTAATTTTGATGATTATGAAAATAGAGAAGAAAGAATAAAACTGGCCGTAAAACAGATCTTATCGGAATACCCACCAATTTATTGA
- a CDS encoding DUF4136 domain-containing protein, with the protein MRTAQKLLMLFTVVLALAGCTSLRTASDYDKNVDLSGYKTYNFYDKGIARIKLNNLDKRRLMAAVESEMNAKGFTKSDRPDLLVNLVVVAREKTDVYGPGYYGGWGWGWRGGWGNPFWGGGTYVNQYIDGTIVIDFLDPAKKILFWHGQGSGFNLDNFNKREQRLYTGVKEILAQYPPNVTAAK; encoded by the coding sequence ATGAGAACAGCACAAAAATTATTAATGCTTTTTACAGTAGTATTGGCATTAGCAGGATGTACATCACTCCGAACCGCATCAGATTATGATAAAAATGTTGATTTAAGCGGATACAAAACTTACAATTTTTACGATAAGGGGATTGCTAGGATTAAGCTTAACAATTTGGACAAGCGCAGATTAATGGCTGCGGTTGAATCTGAAATGAATGCAAAAGGATTTACAAAATCAGATCGCCCGGATTTGTTGGTTAACCTGGTTGTAGTTGCCCGGGAAAAAACTGATGTGTATGGCCCAGGTTACTATGGTGGCTGGGGATGGGGCTGGCGTGGCGGCTGGGGAAATCCTTTTTGGGGCGGCGGAACCTACGTAAATCAATATATTGACGGTACCATTGTCATCGATTTTCTGGATCCGGCTAAAAAGATTTTGTTCTGGCATGGACAGGGATCAGGTTTTAACCTCGATAACTTTAATAAAAGAGAACAACGTTTGTATACTGGTGTAAAAGAAATATTAGCACAATATCCACCAAATGTTACCGCTGCTAAATAA
- a CDS encoding glycosyltransferase family 1 protein, translated as MKIGYDGKRAANNLTGLGNYSRSLIEHLASQYPEHEYLVYAPKLKAARQIDAFFEKDNIELKLPKNGPFLWRTLNILKDLNQDGCQIFHGLSHEIPLAIQHTRIKSIVTIHDLIFLRFPQYYKFIDRKLYKWKSKSACKRANKIIAISEKTKEDIIDLYGISPEKIEVIYQSCDDSFKTAFAAPTLSRIKATYKLPEKYILNVGTIEERKNLKLAVQALKEVSEEYKLVVIGKQTAYFKTVEKEIEKLGLKNRIIFLKNIPFADLPGIYQMASIFVYPSFYEGFGIPIIEALYSGVPVVAATGSCLEEAGGPDSLYVSPNDAKELAKAINQILESPQQQKEMKEKGLEFVQKFDSNLVTQQLMDCYLSL; from the coding sequence ATGAAGATTGGATACGATGGCAAGCGCGCCGCCAATAATTTAACCGGATTGGGCAATTACAGCCGGTCTTTAATTGAGCATTTGGCAAGTCAGTATCCCGAACACGAGTATCTTGTTTATGCTCCAAAATTAAAAGCGGCCAGACAGATTGATGCATTTTTTGAAAAAGATAACATCGAACTTAAACTCCCTAAAAACGGCCCTTTTTTATGGAGAACTTTAAATATCCTAAAAGATTTAAATCAGGACGGCTGCCAGATTTTTCACGGACTGAGTCATGAAATCCCATTAGCCATACAGCATACAAGGATTAAATCGATAGTTACTATACATGATCTGATTTTTCTGCGTTTCCCCCAATACTATAAATTCATCGACCGGAAATTATACAAATGGAAAAGCAAATCGGCCTGTAAACGTGCTAATAAAATTATCGCCATCAGCGAAAAAACAAAAGAAGACATCATAGATTTATACGGGATCAGTCCTGAAAAAATTGAGGTGATTTACCAAAGCTGCGATGATAGTTTCAAAACAGCTTTTGCTGCACCAACCTTAAGCCGCATTAAGGCAACCTATAAACTCCCTGAAAAATACATACTGAACGTTGGCACCATCGAAGAACGCAAGAACCTTAAATTGGCTGTACAGGCTTTAAAAGAGGTTAGTGAGGAATATAAACTTGTGGTAATAGGCAAACAAACGGCTTATTTTAAAACTGTAGAGAAAGAAATCGAAAAGCTTGGTCTTAAAAACAGGATCATCTTCTTAAAAAACATTCCTTTTGCCGATCTGCCTGGCATTTACCAGATGGCCAGTATTTTTGTTTATCCTTCCTTTTATGAGGGCTTTGGCATTCCCATTATAGAGGCCTTATATTCAGGTGTTCCGGTGGTTGCGGCTACAGGCTCATGCTTAGAAGAAGCCGGCGGACCAGATAGCTTATACGTTTCGCCAAATGACGCTAAAGAACTTGCAAAAGCCATTAATCAAATTCTGGAAAGTCCTCAGCAGCAAAAAGAGATGAAAGAAAAAGGATTGGAATTTGTTCAAAAATTCGACAGCAATTTGGTGACGCAGCAGTTAATGGATTGCTACTTATCTCTTTAA